The Papaver somniferum cultivar HN1 chromosome 6, ASM357369v1, whole genome shotgun sequence genome segment ttttcgaAAGAGAATGAATGTATGTAAAGCATCAGAACGTTGAACAAGAGGATAAATCCATGTAAAATGTGAATAAACATCCATAAAAAGAATATAATAACGAAATCCAACTCTAGACAACTTGGGTGAAACCCAGATATCTGAGACTATCAAGCTTAACGGCTTGTCATAAACAGTTTTACTAAGAGAGAAAGGTAGTTTCCTGCTCTTACTAACATGACAGGAGTGACAGAAATCAAAAACTATTACTTAAGACTGGAAGTGAATACTGATGACAAACTTTGGAGACCGTACGCAACATAGGATGACCCAGACGTTGGTGCCAAAGTGGTAGAGTAGAAGAGACATGAGCTTGCGGCTTTATTGAAGGTGCTAGCATGTCTATACCCGAAAATACGTAGAGACCATTCCTATTCAGCCCTCGCAGCAGTGTTGCCCCCGTTTGCTTATCCTTCACAACAAAGTAAGAAGTGTGAAACTCAAAAAATACATCATTATCCTTGCAGAATTGTGTAAATGACATCAAGTTTGTTTTTATTTGTGGAACATGATAAATgttgttcaaaaaaaaagatCTTGACTTATAGAGGAAAGAGGCATTACCAACATTGGCAATGTTGAGTGCATTACCATTACCAACGTGTACTTTCTCAGTACCATCATACTCATGAGGAATAGTGAGATTCCTCAAATCTGCAGTAAGATGATGAGTAGCTCCCGTGTCCGTGACCCAACCATTATCATTCTGGCCACCTGGTAAAGCAATGTAAGCAGCAGAATGACGTTGATTGTCATTACTTTTCTCATAACGAAACCAGCACCGATTTTCCGTGTGATTCCTCTTCTTACATATTTGACAGACTTGATCTCCCTGATTACCTCTTGACTGCTGCTGagaattgttgttgtttcttgggttgttgttgttgttcctcctgTTGTTCTGATTGTGGTTGTACGGATATTGATTCCCATGGTTGTTGAAACGTCTCTGACCAGGCTTGCTACTGGCAACAGCTACATTAGCCAAAGGTTGCTGCAAAGACTGTAACTGTTGTTCTAACCGCATATCAAAGGTTAGTAGATGAGTATAGAAGCTATCTATAGTCAGATTTTCATCAGTGCTCAATGAAGTTACAACTGGGTCATAAGATTGATTTAGACCATTACTAATGGCCTGTTTCTTCTCATCATCTGAAACCGTGCATCCAGATGCAGTAAGCTGCTCAAATAAACTCTTAGCTTCTTGCAAAAAATGTTTAAGAGGTTTGTTACCTTTCTGTAGTGAATGAAGTTGCCTTTTCAGATTCACCTGATGTGCAAGGGTTTTTGGTGTAAAATAGCTCTCTAGCTAATCCCAAACTTGTTTTGCCGTATCCAGTCCACCAACTTCATCTAGCACTTCAGGTGTTAGAGTCGAGTTCAACCATCCAACCAACAATGAATCACAAGCCTCGTGTTCTGTAAAATCTGGGTTGATAGCATCATTATCAGGTAAGGTTCTAGCAGGTTTTACCTTGGTTCCATCAATAAAACCAGTGAGACCATATCCTTTTAGGATAGGTTTGAACTGTGTCTTCCAAAGGAGATGATTGGTTTCTGTGTGTTTGAGAGTTACCAGGTGATGAATCTGGATTTGTCTAAGGCTAGATGTTGAAGCCATTAGTGATGTTgtagggtttttttttgtttgctgtttttggttttgtttctgCGGAAGCGTTGGATCGGCAAGCTGATACCAACTTAGAACACTAtttttggtgaatatcttccacggAAATCTTGTAGAGATTAAACTCTTATTTATACAAGAGATAAGGTTACAGAgttttgataaaacaaaatattgttaCTGACTCTGAGAACGAGTTTATAGCTAACAAAATGGAACGACTAACTAGCCTATAGACTAGCGCTAACTGACTGACTATCTGAGCAGAGAGTCTTGAGGAAGACTCTCTGTTGTATGGTTAACACAAAATAAATGGCAGTATAATAATTACAGAATATGAAAATTTCTTAATCTGCATTTGTTATCGATGACCAAAAACGTTGAGAAGAAGTTACCATGACCCTATATGGGTGATTGCTTCTGTGAGGTGTAATCTCAGCTCCAACAGAGAAACATTCTAGACACAAGTCGAAGTCGGGACATACTGCACATTTTATGCGGATCTTTCCTGTGACGTCTTTATTGCAGTAATTGCAATGGAATAATGCGCTTTTCCCTTCGTTTGTTCCTTGACCTGTCCCGTCATTGAATTATATGAAGTTAGctgaaaaaagaagaaacaatttACCAGAAGAGCATTTCCATGAATGATGAAAGTATGTATACCTGCAGCTGTGGATTCCGAATTTTCAGCAATTGATGAAACAAGCCTTTTGCTTCTCCTTGTTCTACAAAAAGACGACATATTAGTTGCAAAAGAGGTTGCACGGCGGCAGAGCTAGATGAGCAATAGCACAAAACATTTGATCCATGATGAGCAATGGCAATTAAAACTAAAAAGTGTCTTTGTTCATGAACATGGTCCATTCGACATTTTAAGAAAAACATGACAAATCCTAATCTAAAGTGAATTAATAAAGATGGTGTGGTATGGAGAAAAATTACGAACCTTCCACTTAAATCTTCAATTACAATAGAGCGAGGAACACGAGAACGACCCATTTTTCGCTTATGTGATTGAGAAAGCTCATGAATGCTTGCTCGCACGTAAGTAGAAGACACTGAATTTGGTAGAACATTGAGGCAGGTTGTAATGTTTAAGTAAAATTCTGAAACTGAAACACTAGAATTATATGAACAACTGTCATAAGTTTATTGTTAAACAGTAAGTGTCGATATGTACACAGCATAATCCAAGGTTTATATAGAAACTGAAGGGAGGTTCTGATGATAAGGACGAATTTATTACTGTGGATTCTGCATGACTGCTTTTAAAATCATACATTATGAATTCGTTTACAAGGAATATAATTATGATTTGTTTTTGGGAAGAGTAGTTAATTTGATGTCAGAATTGAAATTTTAAATAAGAATTGAAATTTATTTACCTCCGCTGCCAAGTCATTAGTGAACTGCGGTGTAGTATTCCGACAAAATATTTCTTTTTCAAGCGAATGCCTTAGAGGGTGAAGGTCTAGTGAAGGCTGTTAATGGATGGGGAAGAAATATCGCACGAGAGTATAGAGGCATCGTAGAAGATTTAGTCTTGGACTTTTAAGCCATCAATAGACCTGCGAATTGTGTTGGCTCTTTTAGCTAAATGGCCCGGGTGGCACCACTTACTTGTGCAGCCTGTGTTGGTGCAGCTGTTAAGttgatctaaatttttcttttgcatCAAATGAATAAAAATACTCATTGATGAGGGTTCACCGCATACTAAAGCGGATTGTGGTGGCATTTTGATttgataatgtttttttttttgtcacaaTGAAATATTGAGTAACCAATCAGATTAAAATATAAACTTATGACAAAATTGTTGTTAGACTTGATAACACACTCAACCATACTAAAAAGGTCATGGATATGTGCAGTCAAAAACCCTGCAACCCACATGACCGGCCATTCATGGATAAGTGAATAATTAAAATGGACACAGAggtgtttgtttgattttttgtcAAAGGTTTATACTTCTTAGTGAAATCATTTCTGGACGGGATGTTCATCGGATTTCTTCCAAACCTTCCAGCTCCTCTTCTCTAACATTTTTTCTACCtcttcaaactgcattccttttGTTTCCGGAACAAACAAAATGATGAACACCAGTGAAACGCAAGATATTAATCCGAACAACATAAATGTGTAAGCAGAACCTACAGCTTTAGTTAAGCTCAAAAATGACATGCTAACAATGAAGTTAGAAACCCAATTTGAAACTGCAGCCATTCCTCCGCAAACACCTCTAAATCTCAATGGGTAAATCTCCGAGTTCACAATCCATGGAACAGTTCCCATCCCAGGTGCATACACTAAAATGTAAGCTACCAGCATTGCAATCGCAAGATATGCATAATTTCCACTAGGGCATCCTCGGGCGTACCACGTACGGCGTTCTCCTTTACATACTTCTCCCCCAATTGGATTCGAAGTCAAACATGCACCGGGATTACGCTGTATAAATAATCAAACCAAGAACaatgaacaccaaattgtattaaaatTTTGAAACAGGAAAAAAACAGTAATGAACTTCTAACCCTGTTTTCCTTGTCAGCACAAAACCCACAGCCTACAGAAGCATCTAAACATTTAACACAGTCCCATGATCCTGCTGCTGGCGCTGTCATATAAGCCGGACACGTGCTGTTGGCAAAATGGGTGGTCTCCAATTTACCCACTGGAGGAGAATTTAGGGAGGCTACTTTGAACATGGCAGTTAATCCAAAAAGAAACACTATAATACCGATCATGCTGACAATCATCAATTTCCTCcttccatatttatctataacGCTAATGCTGATGATAGTACCAACCACATTTAAGCCAGACGTCGTGAGAGAAAGTGCGAGAGCTGCTTGGTTTGAAGCAATGCCAGCCAACTGAATTATAGTAGGGCTGTAATACATAACAGTGTTGATACCTACAAATTGTTGAGCAACTTGACAACCAATACCAGCAATAAGCCCTTTTCTCACCACAGGAGTAGTCCAGGCGGTTTTTATCTTAGCAAAGATACTACCCTCGCCAAT includes the following:
- the LOC113288108 gene encoding probable inositol transporter 2: MVEGGATKLDKAEFSECWQMSWRQPYILRLAFSAGIGGLLFGYDTGVISGALLYIRDDFRSVDKSTFLQETIVSMAVVGAIFGAGIGGWMNDAWGRRKSILIADFLFFIGSVVMAIGLWPWLIILGRVFVGLGVGMASMTSPLYISEASPAKIRGALVSTNGLLITGGQFLSYLINLAFTQVKGTWRWMLGIAGVPALVQFVLMLSLPESPRWLYRKGRTEEAVAILSKIYPAHELDNEVDALRMSVEAEIAEEGSIGEGSIFAKIKTAWTTPVVRKGLIAGIGCQVAQQFVGINTVMYYSPTIIQLAGIASNQAALALSLTTSGLNVVGTIISISVIDKYGRRKLMIVSMIGIIVFLFGLTAMFKVASLNSPPVGKLETTHFANSTCPAYMTAPAAGSWDCVKCLDASVGCGFCADKENRRNPGACLTSNPIGGEVCKGERRTWYARGCPSGNYAYLAIAMLVAYILVYAPGMGTVPWIVNSEIYPLRFRGVCGGMAAVSNWVSNFIVSMSFLSLTKAVGSAYTFMLFGLISCVSLVFIILFVPETKGMQFEEVEKMLEKRSWKVWKKSDEHPVQK